In Kineococcus sp. NBC_00420, a single genomic region encodes these proteins:
- a CDS encoding polyamine ABC transporter substrate-binding protein: MSRTDRPAASVLVPTATAERVGRTLARRRSVLTALASSAALAACGGNSSGSAGTSVDGKVEDSLNVYSWADYDDPDVLKAFGETGPRLQVDSYGSNEEMLAKLVAANGASGYDIVVPTGVYIPQMSSNGLLAELDHGKLKNFGNLDPAYLGQSWDPDNKYSVPKDWGTTGFVYDTSVISRDLVSWADFLDAAQKEGKGNTSILEDPWEVTSMYFAANGIDPNTTDDAEIAACKEWMVANLAPNLKGFESNPGGSAIAQSTYALMQCWNGDARLGMDGSEEPDKWKFVYATPTANLWMDNWCITAGAEHPDAAYAFIDFMLDVDNSVKDVLYIGYNTALTDIEAKATAAGLDRPELVFPSQDVVDRLTASRITEKHDSIVAILDAIRAAAGS; this comes from the coding sequence GTGTCCCGCACCGATCGACCTGCCGCGTCCGTCCTCGTCCCGACCGCGACCGCGGAACGCGTCGGGCGGACCCTCGCCCGCCGCCGCAGCGTCCTGACCGCGCTGGCGTCGAGCGCCGCCCTGGCCGCCTGCGGTGGGAACAGTTCCGGCAGTGCCGGCACCTCGGTCGACGGGAAGGTCGAGGACAGCCTGAACGTCTACAGCTGGGCGGACTACGACGATCCGGACGTCCTGAAGGCCTTCGGGGAGACCGGTCCGCGATTGCAGGTCGACAGCTACGGGTCCAACGAGGAGATGCTCGCGAAGCTGGTCGCCGCCAACGGGGCCAGCGGGTACGACATTGTCGTGCCGACGGGGGTCTACATCCCGCAGATGTCCAGCAACGGCCTGCTGGCCGAACTCGACCACGGCAAGCTGAAGAACTTCGGCAACCTCGACCCGGCCTACCTCGGGCAGAGCTGGGACCCGGACAACAAGTACTCGGTGCCGAAGGACTGGGGCACCACGGGGTTCGTCTACGACACCAGCGTGATCAGCCGGGACCTCGTCTCCTGGGCCGACTTCCTCGACGCCGCGCAGAAGGAGGGCAAGGGGAACACCTCCATCCTCGAGGACCCCTGGGAGGTCACCTCGATGTACTTCGCGGCGAACGGGATCGACCCGAACACCACCGACGACGCGGAGATCGCGGCCTGCAAGGAGTGGATGGTCGCGAACCTGGCCCCGAACCTCAAGGGTTTCGAGTCCAACCCCGGTGGCAGCGCGATCGCCCAGTCGACGTACGCCCTCATGCAGTGCTGGAACGGTGACGCCCGCCTGGGCATGGACGGTTCCGAGGAGCCGGACAAGTGGAAGTTCGTGTACGCGACGCCGACGGCGAACCTCTGGATGGACAACTGGTGCATCACGGCCGGGGCGGAGCACCCCGACGCGGCCTACGCCTTCATCGACTTCATGCTCGACGTCGACAACTCCGTCAAGGACGTCCTCTACATCGGCTACAACACCGCGCTCACCGACATCGAGGCCAAGGCCACGGCGGCCGGGCTCGACCGTCCGGAACTCGTCTTCCCCAGCCAGGACGTCGTGGACCGGTTGACGGCGAGCCGGATCACCGAGAAGCACGACAGCATCGTCGCCATCCTCGACGCGATCCGCGCGGCGGCCGGGTCCTGA
- a CDS encoding aspartate aminotransferase family protein, with translation MSSLPATTPRGTERSAAARDHLWMHFTRHAPYERGEEVPMIVRGEGARIWDQHGREYIDGLAGLFTVQVGHGRTELAEAAARQASTLGFFPLWSYAHPAAVDLAERLAHEAPGDLDRVFFTTSGSEAVETAWKLAKAYFKRVGKPGKHKVVSRSIAYHGTTHGALSITGIPGVKAEFEPLVPGTFRVPNTNSYRAPEHLRDDAKAFGRWAADRVGEAIEFEGPDTVAAVFVEPVQNAGGCFPPPPGYFERLREICDEHDVLLVSDETICAFGRIGELFACKDFDYVPDMITCAKGLTSGYSPLGAVIASDRIFEPFRRDEDSFAHGYTFGGHPVSAAVAMANLDIFEREGLVQHVHENAPLFRSTLEKLLDLPIVGDVRGAGFFYGIELVKDRQTRETFDDAEAERLLRGFISPSLWEAGLYCRADDRGDPVIQLAPPLIIGPSDFDEIERRLRSVLDEAGKRL, from the coding sequence ATGTCCAGCCTCCCCGCGACGACCCCGCGCGGCACGGAGCGCTCCGCCGCCGCCCGCGACCACCTGTGGATGCACTTCACCCGCCACGCCCCCTACGAGCGGGGCGAGGAGGTTCCGATGATCGTCCGCGGCGAGGGCGCGCGGATCTGGGACCAGCACGGCCGCGAGTACATCGACGGCCTCGCCGGGTTGTTCACCGTCCAGGTCGGGCACGGTCGCACCGAACTCGCCGAGGCCGCCGCCCGGCAGGCCTCGACGCTGGGTTTCTTCCCGCTGTGGTCCTACGCGCACCCGGCGGCCGTCGACCTCGCCGAGCGCCTGGCCCACGAGGCACCCGGTGACCTCGACCGGGTGTTCTTCACCACGTCCGGCAGCGAGGCCGTCGAGACGGCCTGGAAACTGGCCAAGGCCTACTTCAAACGCGTCGGCAAGCCCGGCAAGCACAAGGTCGTCAGCCGTTCGATCGCCTACCACGGCACCACGCACGGCGCGCTGTCCATCACGGGGATCCCGGGGGTGAAGGCGGAGTTCGAACCCCTGGTGCCCGGCACCTTCCGGGTGCCGAACACGAACTCCTACCGGGCTCCGGAGCACCTGCGCGACGATGCGAAGGCGTTCGGGCGCTGGGCCGCCGACCGGGTGGGGGAGGCCATCGAGTTCGAGGGCCCCGACACCGTCGCCGCGGTGTTCGTGGAACCCGTGCAGAACGCCGGTGGGTGCTTCCCGCCGCCACCCGGGTACTTCGAGCGTCTGCGTGAGATCTGCGACGAGCACGACGTCCTGCTGGTCAGCGACGAGACGATCTGCGCGTTCGGCCGGATCGGGGAGTTGTTCGCCTGCAAGGACTTCGACTACGTCCCCGACATGATCACTTGTGCCAAGGGACTCACCAGCGGGTACTCCCCGCTGGGGGCGGTCATCGCCTCGGACCGCATCTTCGAACCCTTCCGCCGCGACGAGGACAGCTTCGCCCACGGCTACACCTTCGGTGGGCACCCGGTGTCGGCGGCCGTCGCGATGGCCAACCTCGACATCTTCGAACGCGAGGGACTCGTCCAGCACGTCCACGAGAACGCACCGCTCTTCCGCTCCACCCTGGAGAAGCTGCTGGACCTGCCGATCGTGGGGGACGTGCGCGGGGCAGGGTTCTTCTACGGGATCGAGCTGGTGAAGGACCGCCAGACCCGGGAGACGTTCGACGACGCCGAGGCCGAGCGGTTGCTGCGGGGGTTCATCTCCCCCTCGTTGTGGGAGGCCGGCCTCTACTGCCGGGCCGACGACCGCGGCGACCCCGTCATCCAGCTGGCGCCCCCGCTGATCATCGGTCCGAGCGACTTCGACGAGATCGAGCGGCGCCTGCGCTCGGTCCTCGACGAGGCGGGGAAGCGCCTGTGA
- a CDS encoding NAD(P)/FAD-dependent oxidoreductase, which yields MRVRSLWADTAPEAPERPPLDGDTEVDVCVVGAGYTGLWTAYYLLRRDPTLQVLVVEAETVAFGASGRNGGWCSALLPQGVERMTRDHGPVAAQAMRTAMRGTLDEVERVVREEGIDCHWRRGGTVVVARSAPQLARATAEVAEDEAGGSPEGLRLLDAEETRKTVGMTRALGATHTPDCARIHPLRLARGLAAALERRGGRIVEHTRALDLSPGAVRTDRGVVRARHVLRATEGWTPRLPGAAREVVPVYSLMVATEPLPAPFWDEVGLSGGETFSDFRHVIVYGQRTADDRLVFGGRGAPYHFGSSVRPEFDGDETVFRRLRSTLADMFPAVAGARFTHAWGGPLGISRDWHAAVRHDPASGLGSAGGYVGDGVATTNLAGRTLADAVTGTGSDLVRLPWFNHTSPRWEPEPLRWLGVNAGLLVARAADAAENVLNRPTPLSGALARLTAH from the coding sequence GTGAGGGTCCGCTCGCTCTGGGCCGACACCGCCCCGGAGGCCCCGGAACGGCCCCCGTTGGACGGGGACACCGAGGTCGACGTGTGCGTCGTGGGCGCGGGGTACACCGGCCTGTGGACCGCCTACTACCTGCTGCGCCGCGACCCGACCCTGCAGGTCCTCGTCGTGGAGGCCGAGACGGTGGCGTTCGGGGCCAGCGGTCGCAACGGCGGCTGGTGTTCCGCCCTGTTGCCGCAGGGCGTCGAGCGGATGACCCGTGACCACGGACCGGTCGCGGCGCAGGCGATGCGCACCGCGATGCGCGGAACCCTCGACGAGGTCGAGCGGGTCGTGCGGGAGGAGGGGATCGACTGCCACTGGCGGCGCGGAGGGACCGTCGTCGTCGCCCGCAGCGCTCCGCAGCTCGCCCGCGCCACGGCCGAGGTCGCCGAGGACGAGGCCGGCGGGTCGCCCGAGGGCCTGCGCCTGCTCGACGCGGAGGAGACCCGCAAGACCGTCGGCATGACCCGCGCCCTCGGAGCGACGCACACCCCCGACTGCGCCCGCATCCACCCGTTGCGACTGGCCCGCGGCCTGGCCGCGGCGCTCGAACGCCGCGGCGGGCGCATCGTCGAGCACACCCGGGCCCTCGACCTCTCGCCCGGTGCGGTCCGCACCGACCGCGGGGTCGTCCGGGCGCGGCACGTGCTGCGCGCGACGGAGGGGTGGACCCCGCGACTGCCGGGGGCGGCCCGCGAGGTCGTCCCGGTGTACTCGCTCATGGTGGCGACGGAACCGCTGCCCGCACCGTTCTGGGACGAGGTCGGACTGTCCGGCGGGGAGACCTTCTCCGACTTCCGCCACGTGATCGTCTACGGCCAGCGCACCGCCGACGACCGGCTGGTGTTCGGCGGACGGGGTGCGCCGTACCACTTCGGTTCCTCCGTGCGCCCGGAGTTCGACGGGGACGAGACCGTGTTCCGGAGGCTGCGGAGCACGCTCGCCGACATGTTCCCCGCCGTGGCCGGGGCGCGCTTCACCCACGCCTGGGGCGGCCCGCTCGGGATCTCCCGGGACTGGCACGCCGCGGTCCGCCACGACCCGGCCTCCGGGCTCGGGAGTGCCGGCGGGTACGTCGGCGACGGGGTCGCGACGACGAACCTCGCGGGGCGGACGCTCGCCGACGCCGTGACCGGGACCGGTTCCGACCTCGTGCGGTTGCCCTGGTTCAACCACACCTCGCCACGGTGGGAACCGGAACCCCTGCGTTGGCTCGGCGTGAACGCCGGCCTGCTCGTCGCGCGCGCCGCCGACGCCGCGGAGAACGTCCTGAACCGTCCCACACCGCTCTCCGGCGCCCTGGCCCGCCTCACCGCGCACTGA
- a CDS encoding primary-amine oxidase, with product MWLRRPAQEDPDVPAHPLTPLREEEFRRNLDVLRAESRLTPSMRFAGVVLAEPPKERVLAWEPGDPVERRARSTVWDRADNRTYDVLVELEGGVVERFEPLPGITPNFTLDEFHEVAEALIAEPRVIAALAARGITDLSLVLLDTWTYGAAVMPPQWRDRRLGWVDVWVRETPNGNPYAHPVSGLKFVVDVNTFELLSVDEDVAAPAAPVMGEYVPELVPGLVPREPLQPLEITQPDGPSFTISDDGELRWAQWSLRLGFTHREGLVLHQLAWDDGSGRREIGYRLSFAEMVVPYRDASFDHRRRTAYDIGEWGLGYMTTSLELGCDCLGEIRYLDAVLSDSRGEPYSVPQAICLHEEDDGVLWKHVDENAGAEVRRSRRMVVSFHATVANYEYLVYWRLYLDGTIECEVRATGIMVTTPLPEGAATPSTGTLVDQRTYAPIHQHFLVARLDLDVDGRRNTVHEVDTHVVATGPDNPHGLALATTATPVRSEREAGRDVDWQRQRVWKVVSSDRRNSLGTPTAYALHTPNALPHLFAPDAPQFLRAPVIGHDVWVTRHHDDELWPAGDHPTQSSEDLGMTRWTADDEPLVDTDVVLWHVFGIHHVPRPEDWPVMPVDVVSFSLTPSGFFDRNPTLDLPRSPSGHCHPPATGKP from the coding sequence CTGTGGCTCCGACGCCCCGCCCAGGAGGACCCCGACGTGCCTGCGCACCCGCTCACCCCCCTCCGCGAGGAGGAGTTCCGCCGCAACCTCGACGTGCTCCGCGCCGAGAGCCGCCTGACCCCCTCGATGCGCTTCGCCGGGGTCGTGCTGGCGGAACCGCCGAAGGAACGGGTGCTGGCCTGGGAGCCCGGTGACCCCGTCGAGCGCCGGGCGCGCTCCACGGTCTGGGACCGCGCCGACAACCGCACCTACGACGTGCTGGTCGAGCTCGAGGGCGGGGTGGTCGAACGGTTCGAGCCCCTGCCCGGGATCACGCCGAACTTCACCCTCGACGAGTTCCACGAGGTCGCCGAGGCGCTCATCGCGGAACCCCGCGTGATCGCGGCGCTCGCGGCGCGGGGCATCACCGACCTGTCCCTGGTCCTGCTCGACACCTGGACCTACGGCGCGGCCGTCATGCCCCCGCAGTGGCGCGACCGCCGCCTCGGGTGGGTCGACGTCTGGGTGCGCGAGACCCCGAACGGGAACCCCTACGCCCACCCCGTGAGCGGGCTCAAGTTCGTCGTCGACGTGAACACGTTCGAACTGCTGTCCGTCGACGAGGACGTCGCGGCGCCGGCGGCCCCCGTGATGGGGGAGTACGTGCCCGAACTCGTCCCCGGACTCGTCCCGCGGGAACCGTTGCAGCCCCTGGAGATCACCCAACCGGACGGCCCGTCGTTCACGATCTCCGACGACGGGGAGCTCCGCTGGGCGCAGTGGTCGTTGCGGCTCGGCTTCACCCACCGCGAGGGGCTCGTCCTGCACCAGCTCGCCTGGGACGACGGCAGCGGGCGACGCGAGATCGGCTACCGCCTGTCCTTCGCCGAGATGGTCGTGCCCTACCGCGACGCGAGCTTCGACCACCGCCGCCGCACGGCCTACGACATCGGCGAGTGGGGCCTCGGGTACATGACGACCTCGCTCGAACTGGGCTGCGACTGCCTCGGGGAGATCCGCTACCTCGACGCGGTCCTCTCCGACTCCCGGGGGGAGCCGTACTCCGTGCCGCAGGCGATCTGCCTGCACGAGGAGGACGACGGCGTCCTGTGGAAGCACGTCGACGAGAACGCCGGCGCGGAGGTCCGCCGGTCGCGACGGATGGTCGTCTCCTTCCACGCGACCGTCGCGAACTACGAGTACCTCGTCTACTGGCGGCTCTACCTCGACGGCACGATCGAGTGCGAGGTGCGAGCGACCGGGATCATGGTGACGACCCCGTTGCCGGAGGGGGCCGCCACCCCGTCGACGGGAACCCTCGTCGACCAGCGGACCTACGCCCCGATCCACCAGCACTTCCTCGTCGCCCGCCTCGACCTCGACGTCGACGGCCGGCGGAACACGGTGCACGAGGTCGACACCCACGTCGTGGCGACCGGCCCGGACAACCCGCACGGGCTCGCGCTCGCGACGACCGCGACACCGGTCCGTTCCGAGCGCGAGGCGGGCCGCGACGTCGACTGGCAGCGCCAGCGGGTCTGGAAGGTCGTGAGTTCCGACCGGCGGAACTCCCTGGGGACCCCGACGGCTTACGCCCTGCACACCCCGAACGCGTTGCCGCACCTGTTCGCACCCGATGCGCCGCAGTTCCTGCGGGCCCCCGTCATCGGGCACGACGTGTGGGTCACCCGCCACCACGACGACGAGCTGTGGCCGGCCGGTGACCACCCGACGCAGAGTTCCGAGGACCTCGGGATGACCCGCTGGACCGCCGACGACGAACCGCTGGTGGACACCGACGTCGTGCTCTGGCACGTCTTCGGCATCCACCACGTTCCCCGTCCCGAGGACTGGCCGGTCATGCCCGTGGACGTCGTCTCGTTCTCGCTGACCCCGTCGGGGTTCTTCGACCGCAACCCCACCCTCGACCTGCCGCGGAGCCCGTCCGGGCACTGCCACCCGCCCGCCACCGGCAAACCCTGA
- a CDS encoding amidohydrolase yields MRDSAELVLHSGRVFTGTGLHETATAVAVSGGRVVAVGSDADVRAAVGAAAETLDLAGRLVLPGFTDAHVHPVMGGLERLGCDLTTTSGPDGALRRVADFAAQNPGEWISGGGWAMADFPGGTPRREDLDRVVPDRPVFLLNRDHHGAWVNSRALELAGVDAHTPDPTDGRIERDPDGTPTGTLHEGAMDLVSRHLSPVTRDQLAAGLAEGQRYLHSVGVTGWQDAIVGAYAGHEDTTPVYLDAVAAGTLTARVVGALWWPRGHTVADVDALVAGFAAHREAVAARTAELGSDRFVTTSIKIMLDGVAENRTASMLAPYLDGCGCSTGEQGLSYLDRDLLLAAVPALDAAGFDVHVHVIGDRAVRDALDAVDAARRAAGTGRHHLAHLQVVHPDDVARFAALDVAANAQALWACDDAQMSELTVPFLGPERSSWQYPFAGFLQAGARLVMGSDWPVSTPDPWQAIHVAVNRTPPGEPGEPFLPDQALTLTQALTAYTAGSAWINRHTGAGSIAPGAVADLAVCSTDPFAVDAVDLWEVAVDHTFVGGRPVHEKNLTSGGVL; encoded by the coding sequence ATGAGGGACAGCGCAGAACTCGTCCTGCACTCGGGCCGGGTCTTCACCGGGACCGGGCTCCACGAGACGGCCACTGCGGTAGCCGTCTCGGGGGGACGGGTCGTCGCCGTCGGCAGCGACGCCGACGTGCGGGCGGCGGTCGGAGCGGCGGCGGAAACCCTCGACCTCGCGGGGCGGCTCGTCCTGCCCGGTTTCACCGACGCCCACGTCCACCCCGTCATGGGCGGGCTGGAACGGCTGGGGTGCGACCTGACGACGACGTCGGGACCGGACGGCGCGTTGCGGCGGGTCGCCGATTTCGCCGCGCAGAACCCGGGGGAGTGGATCTCCGGCGGGGGCTGGGCGATGGCCGACTTCCCCGGCGGGACCCCGCGGCGCGAGGACCTCGACCGGGTGGTGCCCGACCGGCCCGTGTTCCTGCTGAACCGCGACCACCACGGGGCCTGGGTGAACTCGCGGGCCCTCGAACTGGCCGGTGTCGACGCCCACACCCCCGACCCGACCGACGGTCGGATCGAACGCGACCCGGACGGTACTCCGACGGGAACCCTGCACGAGGGCGCGATGGACCTCGTCTCCCGGCACCTGTCCCCGGTGACCCGCGACCAGCTCGCTGCCGGCCTCGCGGAGGGCCAGCGCTACCTCCACTCCGTCGGCGTGACCGGGTGGCAGGACGCCATCGTCGGTGCCTACGCCGGCCACGAGGACACGACTCCCGTCTACCTCGACGCCGTGGCCGCCGGAACCCTGACGGCCCGTGTCGTGGGGGCGCTCTGGTGGCCCCGCGGGCACACCGTCGCCGACGTCGACGCCCTGGTCGCGGGGTTCGCCGCCCACCGCGAGGCCGTCGCCGCGCGGACGGCGGAACTCGGGTCGGACCGGTTCGTCACCACGAGCATCAAGATCATGCTGGACGGCGTCGCGGAGAACCGCACGGCCTCGATGCTGGCGCCCTACCTCGACGGGTGCGGCTGCAGCACCGGTGAACAGGGGTTGTCCTACCTCGACCGGGACCTCCTGCTGGCCGCCGTCCCGGCGCTCGACGCCGCGGGTTTCGACGTCCACGTGCACGTCATCGGCGACCGGGCCGTGCGCGACGCCCTCGACGCGGTCGACGCGGCCCGCCGGGCCGCGGGCACCGGTCGCCACCACCTCGCGCACCTGCAGGTCGTCCACCCCGACGACGTCGCGCGGTTCGCCGCGCTCGACGTCGCCGCCAACGCGCAGGCCCTCTGGGCCTGCGACGACGCGCAGATGTCGGAACTCACCGTCCCCTTCCTGGGCCCCGAACGCAGTTCCTGGCAGTACCCCTTCGCGGGGTTCCTGCAGGCCGGGGCGCGGTTGGTCATGGGCTCGGACTGGCCCGTGTCCACCCCCGATCCCTGGCAGGCGATCCACGTCGCCGTGAACCGCACCCCACCGGGGGAACCGGGGGAACCGTTCCTGCCCGACCAGGCCCTCACCCTCACGCAGGCCCTCACCGCCTACACCGCCGGATCGGCGTGGATCAACCGCCACACCGGAGCCGGGTCGATCGCACCGGGTGCGGTGGCGGACCTCGCCGTCTGCAGCACCGACCCCTTCGCCGTCGACGCCGTCGACCTCTGGGAGGTCGCCGTCGACCACACCTTCGTCGGGGGCCGTCCCGTGCACGAGAAGAACCTGACCAGCGGAGGAGTCCTGTGA
- a CDS encoding NAD(P)/FAD-dependent oxidoreductase: MSSPAVDDALRHAASTPFWLDDPGRPDPEPALRGNSTAELVVVGGGFTGLWTALRAKERDPDRNVLLLEGAWTGWAASGRNGGFVSASLTHGRSNGELHLPDEVDRLDELGLANLDALGKSVAQYGWVCDYERTGGLSVATEPYQVDELRGQDGFLDTAAVRDQVNSPTYLAGVWTPEDTALVNPARLVWELKRTCLDLGVRIAENTPVRAIRSNRSGVSVQTTSGTVRARRVALATNVFPALLRRYRLHTIPVYDYALVTEPLSTAQLAEIGWQNRQGIDDLGNRFHYYRLTADDRILFGGFDAVYHYGRSLSSEHDQNPESFRTLASHFQQTFPQLEGLGFTHAWGGAIDTCTRFFPFFGTAHDGRVAHVAGYTGLGVGMTRFAADVLLDLLAADEQGPTELTELELVRRTPVPFPPEPLAWAGVEATTLSLAHADRHEGQRNVWLRALDRFGLGFDS; encoded by the coding sequence ATGAGTTCCCCGGCCGTCGACGACGCTCTGCGCCACGCCGCGAGCACCCCCTTCTGGCTGGACGACCCCGGTCGCCCGGACCCGGAACCCGCCCTGCGCGGGAACTCGACGGCCGAACTCGTCGTCGTCGGCGGCGGCTTCACCGGGCTGTGGACGGCGTTGCGCGCCAAGGAACGCGACCCCGACCGCAACGTGCTGCTCCTGGAAGGGGCGTGGACGGGCTGGGCGGCGTCGGGTCGCAACGGCGGGTTCGTCTCGGCGAGCCTCACCCACGGGCGCAGCAACGGGGAACTCCACCTGCCCGACGAGGTGGACCGGCTCGACGAACTCGGGCTCGCGAACCTCGACGCCCTCGGCAAGTCCGTCGCACAGTACGGCTGGGTCTGCGACTACGAACGCACCGGTGGCCTGTCGGTGGCGACCGAGCCGTACCAGGTCGACGAGCTGCGGGGGCAGGACGGTTTCCTCGACACCGCGGCCGTCCGGGACCAGGTGAACTCCCCCACCTACCTGGCCGGGGTCTGGACCCCCGAGGACACCGCCCTGGTGAACCCGGCCCGCCTGGTCTGGGAGCTGAAGCGGACCTGCCTCGACCTCGGGGTCCGGATCGCCGAGAACACCCCGGTGCGGGCGATCCGCTCCAACCGGTCGGGGGTGTCGGTTCAGACGACGTCGGGAACCGTGCGGGCCCGCCGGGTGGCGTTGGCCACCAACGTCTTCCCGGCCCTGCTCCGGCGCTACCGGCTGCACACCATCCCGGTCTACGACTACGCCCTGGTCACCGAACCCCTCTCCACCGCCCAGCTCGCGGAGATCGGCTGGCAGAACCGGCAGGGCATCGACGACCTCGGCAACCGGTTCCACTACTACCGGTTGACCGCCGACGACCGCATCCTGTTCGGCGGTTTCGACGCCGTCTACCACTACGGACGGTCGCTGTCCTCGGAGCACGACCAGAACCCGGAGTCGTTCCGGACGCTGGCCTCGCACTTCCAGCAGACGTTCCCGCAGCTCGAGGGGCTGGGGTTCACCCACGCCTGGGGTGGGGCGATCGACACCTGCACGCGGTTCTTCCCGTTCTTCGGCACGGCCCACGACGGCCGCGTCGCGCACGTCGCCGGCTACACGGGCCTCGGGGTCGGCATGACGCGGTTCGCCGCGGACGTCCTGCTCGACCTGCTCGCCGCCGACGAGCAGGGCCCCACCGAGCTCACCGAACTCGAACTCGTCCGGCGCACGCCCGTCCCGTTCCCGCCGGAACCCCTCGCCTGGGCCGGGGTGGAGGCGACGACCCTGTCGTTGGCCCACGCCGACCGGCACGAGGGTCAGCGCAACGTGTGGTTGCGGGCCCTCGACCGGTTCGGTCTCGGCTTCGACTCCTGA
- a CDS encoding ABC transporter ATP-binding protein has protein sequence MSVLAPDTASLTGVGGGSVTLTGIVKRFGTATAVAGVDLAVESGEFLSLLGPSGCGKTTLLRMLAGFEDPDEGDIAIAGSSVLGLPAHRRPVNTVFQAYALFPHMSVAENVAYGLRQRRAGGRAGRAGKDEISRRVGEALEMVRMSAFATRAPAALSGGQQQRVALARALVNRPQVLLLDEPLSALDRKLREEMQVELKLLQSSLGTTFVFVTHDQEEALSMSDRIAVMLDGRIQQFGAPEDIYAEPVSAFVAGFIGKQNFLPATVVQPGVLHCADATLSSSRAGDLAAGTAVLAAVRPESLHVGTTEPVTTPNRVRGRLAGVAHLGDVVQRVVVTASGIELLARAPRGADGPATAEVGVEVWCGFAPENVHVFPA, from the coding sequence GTGAGCGTCCTGGCCCCGGACACGGCGTCCCTCACGGGGGTCGGCGGAGGATCCGTCACCCTCACCGGCATCGTCAAGCGCTTCGGCACCGCGACCGCCGTCGCCGGGGTCGACCTGGCCGTGGAGTCGGGGGAGTTCCTCTCGCTGCTGGGGCCCTCCGGGTGCGGGAAGACGACCCTGCTGCGGATGCTCGCCGGTTTCGAGGACCCCGACGAGGGGGACATCGCCATCGCCGGGTCGTCCGTGCTGGGGCTCCCCGCGCACCGGCGACCCGTCAACACCGTGTTCCAGGCCTACGCGCTGTTCCCGCACATGAGCGTCGCCGAGAACGTCGCCTACGGGCTGCGTCAGCGCCGGGCGGGCGGCCGAGCCGGCCGGGCCGGCAAGGACGAGATCAGCCGCCGCGTCGGCGAGGCGCTGGAGATGGTGCGCATGAGCGCCTTCGCCACCCGGGCCCCGGCCGCGCTCTCCGGCGGGCAGCAGCAGCGGGTCGCCCTCGCCCGGGCCCTGGTCAACCGGCCGCAGGTGCTGCTGCTGGACGAACCCCTCTCGGCGCTGGACCGCAAGCTGCGGGAGGAGATGCAGGTCGAGCTGAAGCTCCTGCAGAGCTCGCTGGGGACGACGTTCGTGTTCGTCACCCACGACCAGGAGGAGGCGCTCTCGATGAGCGACCGCATCGCGGTCATGCTCGACGGGCGCATCCAGCAGTTCGGGGCACCCGAGGACATCTACGCCGAACCGGTGAGCGCCTTCGTCGCCGGGTTCATCGGCAAGCAGAACTTCCTGCCCGCGACGGTCGTCCAGCCCGGCGTCCTGCACTGCGCCGACGCGACGCTGTCGAGCTCCCGCGCGGGCGACCTCGCCGCCGGGACGGCGGTGCTGGCCGCGGTGCGGCCGGAGTCGCTGCACGTCGGCACCACCGAGCCGGTCACGACCCCGAACCGGGTCCGTGGGCGCCTGGCCGGGGTCGCCCACCTCGGCGACGTGGTCCAGCGCGTCGTCGTGACCGCTTCGGGGATCGAGCTCCTCGCGCGTGCTCCCCGCGGGGCTGACGGACCCGCCACCGCCGAGGTCGGGGTCGAGGTGTGGTGCGGTTTCGCGCCCGAGAACGTCCACGTCTTCCCCGCCTGA
- a CDS encoding Lrp/AsnC family transcriptional regulator, with amino-acid sequence MSSRLPAPALDDVSKRIIEVLQEDGRMSYAAIGKAVGLSEAAVRQRVQRLLDGGVMQIVAVTDPVQVGFARQAMIGIRAEGDTRVVADRLAELAQIDYVVVTAGSFDILVEVVCEDDDGLLELINAKIRAIPGVVATETFVYLKLRKQLYNWGTR; translated from the coding sequence GTGTCCAGCCGCCTTCCCGCCCCCGCTCTCGACGACGTCTCCAAGCGGATCATCGAGGTCCTGCAGGAGGACGGACGGATGTCCTACGCGGCGATCGGGAAGGCCGTGGGGTTGTCCGAGGCGGCGGTGCGTCAGCGGGTGCAGCGCCTCCTCGACGGTGGGGTCATGCAGATCGTCGCCGTCACCGACCCGGTCCAGGTCGGTTTCGCCCGGCAGGCGATGATCGGCATCCGCGCCGAGGGGGACACCCGCGTCGTCGCGGACCGCCTCGCCGAGCTGGCCCAGATCGACTACGTCGTGGTGACGGCCGGCTCCTTCGACATCCTCGTCGAGGTCGTCTGCGAGGACGACGACGGCCTGCTCGAGCTCATCAACGCCAAGATCCGGGCCATCCCCGGCGTGGTCGCGACCGAGACCTTCGTCTACCTCAAGCTGCGCAAACAGCTCTACAACTGGGGTACTCGCTGA